One stretch of Zingiber officinale cultivar Zhangliang chromosome 6B, Zo_v1.1, whole genome shotgun sequence DNA includes these proteins:
- the LOC121988795 gene encoding protein IWS1 homolog 1-like has protein sequence MGYDNDPYMDEDGEPLMDPDAASDREVSPELALPIDDDDEDEGDWGRRDRSPTPVMNSMGDYKSGKPKKRLVKRGRESSPGRIGSSKPAFDEEGLDDWEDEDTSSQKKMKDTPSLKEGKGGILKKNKGKLSSSKGDSFAGQGSKSGFKGYGAGSRGGEADPEEEEEMWKTIAGGDSEDDQEGMRTMDDDNFIDDSGLDPADRYGSDNEHSAGNAPQAEEGEEDEIKQLFKGGKKKKKNEKSPAEIALIVENLMAELEVTAEEDAELNRQNKPAINKLRKLPLLIEVLSKKKLQQEFLDHGVLTLLKNWLEPLPDGCLPNMNIRSAILRLLSDLPIDLEQFDRREQLKKSGLGKVIMFLSKSDEETTANRKLAKELVDKWSRPIFNKSTRFEDMRRIDDDRVPYRRPPSQKQVAKSTGIQSRDDDLDLAEFSQGRKPGSSASRQHASRPEAMPLDFVVRPQSKIDPEEVRARAKQIVQDQRRINMTKKLQKLKAPKKKQLQASKLSVEGRGMVKYL, from the exons ATGGGTTACGATAACGATCC GTATATGGATGAGGACGGTGAGCCTTTGATGGATCCTGACGCGGCCTCGGATAGGGAGGTGTCGCCGGAGCTGGCTCTCCCTATCGACGATGATGACGAGGACGAAGGCGATTGGGGACGGCGGGACCGTTCGCCGACGCCGGTGATGAATTCTATGGGCGATTACAAGAGCGGAAAGCCAAAGAAGAGGCTGGTGAAGAGGGGTAGGGAAAGCTCGCCGGGTCGGATCGGAAGCTCCAAACCGGCGTTTGATGAAGAGGGGTTGGACGATTGGGAGGACGAAGATACTTCGTctcagaagaagatgaaagaCACTCCATCTCTGAAAGAGGGCAAAGGAgggatcttgaagaagaacaaGGGAAAACTGTCCTCATCTAAAGGAGACAGTTTTGCTGGGCAGGGATCAAAATCGGGGTTTAAGGGCTATGGTGCGGGTTCAAGGGGCGGGGAAGCTGAtccagaggaagaggaggaaatgtGGAAAACTATAGCTGGTGGAGATTCAGAG GATGATCAAGAAGGCATGAGAACGATGGATGATGACAACTTCATCGATGATAGTGGTCTGGATCCTGCAGATCGTTATGGAAGTGATAATGAGCATTCTGCTGGGAATGCACCCCAG GCTGAAGAGggtgaagaagatgaaatcaaacaGCTTTTTAAGGgcggaaagaaaaagaagaaaaatgagAAATCACCAGCTGAAATTGCTTTGATAGTTGAGAATCTTATGGCTGAGTTAGAAGTTACAGCTGAAGAAGATGCAGAGTTGAACAGACAAAATAAACCAGCCATTAACAAACTGAGAAAGCTCCCATTGCTTATTGAAGTATTGTCAAA AAAAAAGCTTCAGCAAGAATTTCTTGATCATGGGGTACTAACTCTACTCAAGAATTGGCTTGAACCGCTACCTGATGGCTGTTTGCCTAACATGAACATTCGGTCTGCAATACTAAGGCTTCTTTCTGAT TTGCCAATTGATTTGGAGCAATTTGACAGGAGAGAACAACTAAAAAAGAGTGGTCTTGGAAAG GTGATTATGTTTCTGTCAAAGTCAGATGAGGAGACAACGGCGAATAGAAAACTTGCTAAAGAATTAGTTGATAAATGG AGTCGACCAATATTTAACAAGAGTACTAGATTTGAGGATATGAGAAGGATTGACGATGACAGGGTTCCATATAGAAGGCCTCCATCTCAAAA GCAAGTTGCTAAATCTACTGGCATCCAGTCTCGGGATGATGATCTTGATTTGGCTGAATTTTCACA AGGGAGAAAACCTGGTAGCTCAGCTTCTCGGCAGCATGCTTCTAGGCCTGAAGCAATGCCTCTGGATTTTGTTGTCCGCCCTCAGTCTAAGATTGACCCTGAAGAAGTCAGGGCAAGAGCAAAACAAATTGTTCAAGATCAGCGAAGAATAAAT ATGACCAAGAAGTTGCAGAAATTAAAGGCGCCAAAAAAGAAGCAACTACAAGCATCAAAACTCAGCGTTGAGGGCCGAGGCATGGTCAAATACCTCTAA